One region of Rattus norvegicus strain BN/NHsdMcwi chromosome 13, GRCr8, whole genome shotgun sequence genomic DNA includes:
- the Golt1a gene encoding vesicle transport protein GOT1A isoform X1: MISITEWQKIGVGITGFGVFFILFGILLYFDSVLLAFGNLLFLTGLSLIIGLRRTFSFFFQRHKLKGTSFFLGGVAIVLLRWPLLGMLLEAYGFVSLFKGFFPVVFGFLGNAFNIPFLSALFQRLQGSSSSMV; encoded by the exons AAATTGGCGTGGGCATCACCGGCTTCGGcgtcttcttcatcctctttgggATACTCTTGTACTTCGATTCCGTGCTCTTGGCTTTTGGAAAC CTGCTGTTCCTGACTGGCCTCTCCCTCATCATCGGCCTGAGGAGAacgttttccttcttcttccaaCGGCACAAGCTCAAGGGAACAAGCTTCTTCCTGGGCGGTGTCGCCATTGTGCTGCTGCGCTGGCCCCTGCTAGGCATGCTCTTGGAGGCCTATGGGTTCGTTAGCCTCTTCAA GGGGTTTTTCCCTGTAGTCTTTGGCTTCCTGGGCAATGCATTTAACATCCCCTTCCTGAGCGCA CTGTTCCAGAGGCTTCAAGGCTCCTCCAGCTCAATGGTCTGA